GTGACCCGCTCAAGTCATACGACCCCCACTCAGCAGACAGGGGCAGAAGGGGGCTGGAGCCTGGCCAAAGGGCCCCAGGTGGGGGCTGTGCAGCAGGACCACTGACAAGAGGACGGCTCCAGAGCACCCAAGGGGTTCTTGGAGGGTTCTCACTTCCTCCTGGTAAGTCAGGATACTGAGGACTCAGTGATGCTGGGGGACACTGTGTCGAGCTCCCAGGCCTGGCCTAGGGCGGATGCTGCGACTGAGCGGCCAAGGGGACAGggcaggctggaggaggggccggGGGCAGCTTCTGCTCTCACTGATGGGAACATGCCACTGCCGCCAGCTCTGGGTAGTGCTCAGCGAACATGGAGCTGACCCATGGCCAGCAGAAGGCTGGGGACAGCATACCCGGCCCTGCCTCCCAGCTTGGGAGCCTTCTTCTTAGCTCACGCGTGTAGCCCTCCACCTGCTTCCCAGCCTCACAGGGCCCTCTCCTCCTGGCCCTGTCCTGATGCAGTGCcacctgcctgctgccatcctgTGCCCTGCCCCTTCATGTCTCCAAGTTCCAAGGAGGAAGCAGGGAAGAGAGGCAAGTTCACCTCAGAGAAGTGGCTCCTTCTCACACCTCAGAAAAGGCTCTCCTGGAGGGGACATGGAGCCGGCTGTCCTAGCGTGtcctgggatctaattaaacctaCTGACTGCTGAGGGGTTTCAGAGCTCTGCTCATCTCACGGAGCAGGCTAGGGACTATAGCAGGGTGGCGTGGGAGCCGATGTGCTGGGCAGCTGGCAACGTCACTTTCCTGGGCGGTGTTCCCGGCCCCTCGCTGGTATGTAATGCTGCACCAAGCCTTTCCCTCCATTCCCAGCAGACCTGCTGTCGGCCACCAAACCCCAGACAGAAGCTCCAGAGCCCACGTCCACACACACAGAGCGGGCCCTAAGCCTCAGTCCTACTATCCATGAAACGGGAAGATAACTGCACCCCATCTCCGGCCCTGGGGAGGCTGAACAGAGGTGGCTCAGGGAAGGCACAGGCATGGAGGCACACGGGGCGTGGGGTGCTCTCCGCCAGCCTCAGACCCCTGCTCTGTCTAGTGCAGGCCCTTCGGCTGCTGTGCTGGTGACAGCCCCCAGCACCCTGCCCAGGCGCTGTGATCATTTCTGGTGCTTCCAGCAAGGGCCTTCAGTCTTTGGTTGTACAGGGAGGGTGCTGGGAGGCCCCCAGTCTAGCAGCAAAAAAGAGATGGGAACCTGGGCCCCAGACACAAGCATGcgtcctgcccccaccccacaactccTACAGCCCCTCCACTGCCTCCTCTGAGAATAAATTACAGAGCCTTCCTCATGACTGAGGGGGCTAGGGGGCGGGGAAGCAACAGGGACCCCAAGGGTGGTGCCATCTGATCATCTGGCCTCTTTCCACACCCACGCACTGAACTGCACAGACCGCAGCGCTGAGTCCCTCAGGGCACCTCTCCTCCCTGAGGCTTTCAGAACCTAGGAAATTGCCACACTGGCTTCCGCCACCCTTTTGAAAAGGGCTGTTTCTTTCTCAATCTGATGGGCATCTCTTCTGGGAAGCTCTGCCAGGTGCCATGTCATCCTCTGCCCCCTCCACTCTAGCTGCAACGGCCCAGCTGCCTGGACAGAGGCCCTGGGGTCAGGGAGCCACTTCACCTTCCCTCTGCAAGGTGATGTCAGTCCTTACTTCCCAGTAGCAGAGAGACCACTTGCAGCCCGGGGACCTCCTGCCTCCTGGGGAGCACTGGGAACTGCCACAGGCTGAGCCACCCTGTACGTGACAAGATTTGTTTTTCCCAATGGGGGCATTCATTTGCCCTGAGACCCCTGCTGTGGCCATGTGCATTTTGATATATTGATAATCATTACAGTATTGCACATCATTTATTGACAAGTGCTTCGTGTATGTTGCCTCACATATTCTCACTGTCGTCagcatcctcattttacaggtgaggacacggagggctcagagaggttaggcaGCTTGCCTGAGATCATACAGCCAATGaaaggcagagctggaattcaaactccGGGTGTGTCCCAGTGGGTTAAGGTCGGGACTGATCCTGGGAGAGCTCAGTGTCCTGTCTGTGCCAGGGGCATGTGTGTGCCCTCAAAAGATAGGCTCCGTCATTAGCCATCAGGCAGAGACCCAAGAGCACAGCGGGCGGGTGTGGCCCAGTTCTCTGAAGGACCCAGGCTCTCTGAAGTTTGATGGTGTCACATGAGAGGGCTTGGGGTGAAGCGTCTCCAGGTGGGCGGAGTGAACACCAGCACCTCTAAGCTGGACCTGCACCCGCTCAACACCCCAATGCTCAGGCACAGCCATGCAGACCTTATGCTCTGGGTGATGGGGGCCGATGGGGCCCCTCTCAAAGGGTCTCCCCACCCAGCTCAGTACTGGCCCATGGAAAGGGCACCCCCTCAGGTGACACAGGGAGGGACACCAGCAGGGACCGTCTGCATCCAGCTCTCGGCACCCAGGTCCCCATCTCAGGGATGGTTTCACAGGCAGGGGCTTCCCAACCTCCTGGCCACACCTAGAACACTCCTGAAAGAGGGAGGCGGTGGGCAATGCCAGCCCCTGCTGTGCCCACCCATTTTCCTATTAAAGGCAGGTGGGAAGGGTCTGCCTGGTGCCACCACAGCAATCCCTGCCCATGTTTTCTCTCTTCTCAGATCGGCTTAGTGCCAGCTCTACCACCGGCCCAATGCTGTGAGGACAGGAACGTACCCTGCCCAGGGCATGCCCAGCAGCTGTCAGAAGCTGCAGCTCCCTACTGCCTTGGGCAGAAGCCCTGGCAACTCCCCCGGCCCAGCAGCTTCACATCTGCACCCCAGTGCACACTGGTCCTCGGGCGCCCCAATAGGTCTGTGCCCCATGCACACAGCCAGTCAATGCTCAGAAACACGGGGCTGCAGCAGAAAAGCAGGGTGATCGCAGGGTCACGGGACAAGGAGATGGAGGAAACCGAAATCCATCTCCCCGAGGAGGCTGGGGCCCGGGTTTTTAAGGGTTCTGGAGTGGCCGAAGTGTGGAGCTCGATAGCTGGAAGGGGCAGCGTGATGTCAcagcacagggagaggaacaagcTGTATTTTCGTGATGATCCTGTTCCCAGTGGGGGGTTTCCAAACTGGTTGCTGGAATTGGGATCTGAAAAACATCTTGGGCCAGACAGCAGCCTGATTCAAGCTTAATTATGAGTATCTTTCTGTCCAGAACCTGGCATGCAATTCTTGCCAACCTGCAGGGACAGTTTCATTcgccttcctgtgaccatgtgtccTGGGGCCTGCTCAGCACCCGGTATCATCAGGCCctgcccacccctgccccatCTCCAGCTTCTACGTCTGGAAGCTCCCTACCTGTCTCAGGCATGgcccacctcccctcccaccccgcATTAGAAGCAGCGGTGGGCTGGGGTCAGGCGGCCCCGGCAGGCTCCCGGCGCGAGCCTCGCACATGGCAGGTACCCCACTCCCCTCGAGCAGGCCTGGATGCCCCAGGCATTCTTTCTATACAGACGAATTTTATGTACCTTTTGTTTCTTCTCGCAAGCCTGATGGTCCATGGGTTCTTTCCATTGACGTCATCCtggccatcaccaccatcaccctctGCACCCAGCAGCAGCCTCCAGCGGGGTCTCCTTAACTCTTCCCAGCACGTAGCTCCCTCCTTCCCTAGGTCAGTTCAGCCACCTTCCAGCTGCTCCCCCGTCCCATGCCCCTCTGCTCACCCATTTTACCCTCAGGTTGGCGTCCTGTCCTGTGCCCCAGGCCGGCTCTGCCTCCCCACCACTGTGGGTGGGGCCTGTCTCAGAGTCCACCCTGCATCTCCCTTAGCACCTGCCAAACAGTCCTTCTTGAATGAGGAAAAAGTGAGAGTGGTGTTTTGAATTAGTCACACCTGGGTTTAGCCCCCACCCTGCACTCCAAGCTCTTGGTCTTCTCGCCTGCAGAATGGGCATGTATGAGAAGAAACAGCATCACGGGGCCCTCCAGACAGAGCAGGCAGAGGAGGAGAGCACCCATTCTCCTGCTCCCCGCCTTCAGCTGCACGGAGCAAACCCAGAGCCCCCTCCCTTGGGGGGTCCTCCTCACAGTTCCTTGACTCCAGCGGAGGCTCTCAAAGAGCTACATTCACTCACCACCTGCTGGGCCGCTTGTTTTCTTCCCTGAAGATGACTGGCCTCTTTGGGGTGTTAATTCTTAATGATCACCAAACATTTCCTTGTTAATTTCTCTAAACAAATCATCCTAAAAATAGGTttgacttttaaacatttttaaattaaaaattgagctTTTAATATCTGTTTAGACAACTGTAAGACAGTGAAAGGTTTATTGACTTGAAGCCTACATTTTAGGAAACAtgtagttaaataaaaatataccaatTTCCGTATTTTTCATAATCTTTTTGTAACCTTTTTGTAACTTTACCACAATCTTTTAGGAACTAACGTCATGAGCTTGGAAGGGAAATTTATCTGAAGTTCAGCATAAACTGAGtttcacttcatttttaaaattctgataatCTCAAGCAAaactaaatacattttatttaaaaaaaagttaatagtgGTTAGCTTTAAGAtattaagaataattattttttgttatactcctctgtatttttcaaatttcctaCCAAAAATAGGTAAGTTTATAGTCAGAAAAAGCCATAAAATGTAgtttttacaaagaaaacaatGGACAGCCATATTAATGTAatgtgaggaaagaaagaaaaaaaaaaaccgctAATCTCTGATAGCAAAAATACACTGAACACATGCTACCCCTTCCATACAcgtgtctctttctttctctgctgttCAGATGACAGTGATGAGCAGAAATCAGGCTGGTTTCCAGAACAGTTTTTTGTTGTAACTAAAAGCCACATTCAACTTCCTGTCATCAACAAGCACAAGGACCAGAAGGAGCTGCCTTTGGCACTGGGGCCCCCTCCTTCCTGATGGTAACACTGCAGGTCCCAAGGGACCCCTCACTGCCAGCACCAGTGTCAGAGTCACCTGAGAGCCTGGGGAAATGCAGGTTCCAGGACCTCCCCTAGATGGCCAAGCTCAGCCCCTGGTGCTCAGGAACAGAGCGGTTTCCATCTTCAGAGGCCTaaagtcttcttctttttttctttttttttttttttttttttttttgagatggagtctcgctctttcgccaggtgggagtgcagtggcatgatctcggctcactgcaagctccgcctcccaggttcacgccattctcctgcctcagccccccaagtagctgggacttacaggtgcctgccaccacgtagtggtatattttgtatttgtaaaaatacaaaataattttttgtatttttggtagagactgggtttcaccgtgtttgccaggatggtctcgatctcctgacctcgtgatctgcctgcctcggcctcccaaagtgctgggattacaggcgtgagccacctaaAGTCTTCTTAAGCAAAGGCTGCAGCGGTTTCAGGGGGGATGTGTGTGACACTAATTACTGTGAAGGACAGTCCCAGGGCATGCCAGCACAGGACACAGCTATCCACCAGCACACACGACCAGCATGTGGCCAGCATTCTCTATGGGGTGGGGCACCAGCACTGCGCTGCTTTTTTGGGATGGAAGGCCAGGCTCCCTGGGCTGCTAAAGCACGAGGCAGGCGCAGTCATCCAAAGCCCAGTCATGAAGCTCACCTTCTGGCCCGGAACTAACCACGGGACAGCCATTTGCCAGGAGGCCTCCCTTCACAACGGAGACTCTTCACCAGGATGGGGTGACAATCCCAAGGCCACAGAACTTCCAGTCCCACGCCTTCTCTGCCCACTCCCGGTGCTGCACCACCCAGCCTGGGGGTGCCACGTGGTGACCAGAAACCTCATCATCCTGTCTACCCTTGGTGGGGTCTGGTCTGCACCCACAGACATCCAGGACCCAGGAAAGGCCTCTTGCAGACCTCACGCAGCAGTGGGAATGGCCTCCTCTGGGGACCTCGCTCTGAGTTGACACTGATGTCCTGGCAAGGCCTCCCTGCCGTGCCCAGCTATGAAGCCTGTCCCCTCGCGTTCCCCAATCACCCTGCCCCCAACACCCTGGGGCCCAGCTTTCCATCCAGTCCATAGCAGGCACAAAGACGCGCGTCCTGCAGCCTCAGGCACAGATACTAGGGGACATGACTGTGGGGGAGGCCCCCGATGCTGCTTCCCCATCTTTTATCCAAATATAGCCCTCCTTGGTACAGGAAAGGCAGGCCTCCCCGACCCCAACGAAGCTTGTGGACACAGTGCACTATCACTCATAGGAGTGAAAAGACTGTCCCCGGAAAGTCAGGAGGCAGTGCAGGGGTACCACGTGCTGCAGGCTGCCAGGAGGGGTGCCCTCCTGGGTGCTGGGCCTGAGCCTGAGAGCCAGGCGGGCAGAAAGCCTTGAGACAAGGACGGCGCCATCTCCTTCCGGTAGGAGGCACTACCTCCATCCACCGCCCAGAGGGCCAGGCTGGGGTTGACTTTCCCTACATCCTAAGGCTACATCCCGTACTGAGGATCTCACCTGTGGGACATGTTCCGCTTTTAACACTTACATTGGAAATAACCCTGGGTTCTGAAAGTGGGGGACAGGTTCATTGCACCCCCTGGCACTTGGTCCTCCGCTCTGAAAATGGAGCAATAAATGCACTGCAGGGGTGTCGGGGGGGACAGGTGagggggcaggtgagggagcaggtgatggggcaggtgagggagcaGGTGAGGGTGCAGGTGAGGGGAGCAGGTGAGGGAGCAGGTGAGGGAGCAGGTGagggtgcaggtgagggagcaggTGAGGGGGCAGGTGATGGGGGTGCAGGTGAGGGGGCAGGTGATGGGGGTGCAGGTGAGGGGGGCAGGTGAGGGTGCAGGTGAGGGGGCAGGTGATGGGGGTGCAGGTGAGGGGGGCAGGTGAGGGGGCAGGTGATGGGGGTGCAGGTGAGGGGGCAGGTGATGGGGGTGCAGGTGAGGGTGCAGGTGATGGGGCAGGTGAGGGGGGCAGGTGAGGGGGGCAGGTGATGAggggggcaggtgagggagcaGGTGAGGGGGGCAGGTGAGGGGGGCAGGTGATGAGGGGGGCAGGTGAGGGGGCAGGTGAGGGGGGCAGGTGAGGGTGCAGGTGAGGGGGCAGGTGATGGGGGTGCAGGTGAGGGGGGCAGGTGAGGGGGGCAGGTGAGGGGGCAGGTGAGGGGGGCAGGTGAGGGGGGCAGGTGAGGGGGCAGGTGAGGGGGGCAGGTGAGGGTACAGGTGAGGGGGCAGGTGATGGGGGTGCAGGTGAGGGGGGCAGGTGAGGGGGGCAGGTGAGGGGGCAGGTGAGGGGGGCAGGTGAGGGGGCAGGTGAGGGGGGCAGGTGAGGGGGCAGGTGAGGGGGGCAGGTGAGGGGGGCAGGTGAGGGGGCAGGTGAGGGGGGCAGGTGAGGGGGCAGGTGAGGCGGGCAGGTGAGGGGGCAGGTGAGGGGGCAGGTGAGGGGGCAGGTAAGAGAGAACATGTGAGGGAGGACAGGTGGGTGGACAGGCAAGGGGGGCAGGTGAGGAGGGACAGGTGAAGGGGGGCAGGTGACAGGGGGCAGGTGAGGGGTGGGTAGGGTGGGGGCAGGTAAGCGGGGACAGGAGACAGGGGCAGCTGAGAGGGGGAGCAGGTGAGGGGTAGGTGGGGCCAGGAGACACACTCCAGCAGAGAACTGAGCATCACGGAGGCATGAGGCGTGACACCTGGACTGAAGGCCCCGCTAACATCAGTGTTCTTGTCTGGTTCTTTGTCTCTTTCAGATACTTGTTCCCAGGACCTTAACTCACGTGTGAAGCCAGGATTTCCTAAAACAATAAAGACCAATGACCCAGGAGTCCTCCAAGCAGCCAGATACAGTGTTGAAAAGTTCAACAACTGCACGAACGACATGTTCTTGTTCAAGGAGTCCCGCATCACAAGGGCCCTAGTTCAGGTAACGGTCTGGGTTCTGGTTACACGTCACAGACACCCCTAGGAAGCTGAGCTGCTACAACGCAACACCTAGGAGAGCAGGGCGGATCTAATGTGAAGTCCCTCCTGAGTGCAGAGCTCTGACCAGAAAGCAGATGCATATGGGGTGGGAGTGGACAGCAGCAGCTGAGGCCAGCATCCCCCAGGGCCAAGCACAAAGGTTACACAAAGCACACGGCTCCCGGGCGGTTACCAGGCCCCTGGCCCAGAGCCTACTAGGCATGGGGTAAGCAGGCGCCAGGGCCCTACTGGGGCTCCTGAGGCGGGCGCCAAGGCTGACGGGGGAGAAAGCCGCTGTCTGAGGAGCTGCCCCTGCTGGGACCAGGGTCCTCACCCGGCCTCACCCCTCACGTGCCCTGCAGCCCAGAGGTGTCCTTGCCACTTTCCCCCTGGAGTGCTCACTCACGTCCCAGAGTCCCAGAGCTCTGCCCAAGCCACTGCCCTTTCCCTGACTCATTCCTACTGCGCCCGCTCAGCACCCTCCCTCCTAGAGGACCCTCATCTGTGTCCTGAGAACATCCACTTGCTAATGTGGGATGCAGGCTACGGATGACACCCACCACCGTGTGCTGGTGCCTGTAAGGGAGAGAAGCAGCCCTGTCCAAGGCAGTCTTCACAGCGTTCATGGTTATGCTGGGTCACAGGGCGGGGTGATTTTTATAACCTAATTATTTTTGACAATTGCAAACTTGTGAAGGGCAGCATGTTTTCATATGAGAAGCGTGCTACAGAAGGCAATGTGATGTGTAGCCAGGGTCCTCGCTCCGCAGCCTGGCCTCAGGGACAGGGGATCTTCCTTGGGTGATGCAGGCCCTCCCTCCTTCTCCGGGGAGGCCAGCGGGATGCCCTGGGTCTGAGTCCTCAGGGTTCTCTGAGGGGGGACTTGGAGGTTGTCCCTCTCTAGCTTGGCGATATTGGGGACAACATAATTCCCCTAAAGCTGAGACTAAAACCTGAGGAATTTTTCTTCAACTCCTCTAAGACCACGAATGAGAATGAACAAGGCAGCTGCCATATCCAAGTGGAGAAGGGCTGTCCAGAAACTCAAAACTCCCGACCCCAGGAATGGGGAGGGGAAGCCCGCAGACCCCAGGCCTGACACAGAGGCCACAAGAAACAGCCATCATGGGACTGGAGTGAGGGCTGCAGGGCGGGCCCAGCAGGGCATGCAGGACACCTAGTGTGACGTCCCTCCTGAGTGCAGAGCTCTGGGCAGAAAGGAGACATCTGTCTCAGGAAGGGGCACAAACCCAGCAcggggcagggaggggagtgggaggggTCTGCAGGCTCTGCCGAAAGCCCGAAGCATTGCCCCAAGATGCTGGCCCACTTCCCTTCTCCTCGGTGGGCACCTGCACCACTGTCTTGAGGCCCCGCTTCCTAGTGGAGGAGCCTGCCCTCCCTTCCCTGTGCTCAGTAACCCAGTCCCTTTGCTCCCTCCAGATAGTGAAAGGCCTGAAATATATGCTAGAGGTGGAAATTGGCAGAACTACCTGCAAGAAAAACCAGCACCCGCGTCTGGACGACTGTGACTTCCAAACCAACCACACCTTGAAGCGGGTAAAGCAGCAGGCCCTTCTCTCAGATGCGCCCTCTCTTCCCTAGCCCACTCCCTCCCAGGGCTGTGAAAAACACCCTGTCACCACGTCTCTAACGCAGCGCCCCAAACCTCACCCCTGAGGAAGCCAGGCCTCCCAGACTCCCGCACGACCGAGGATCCGGGAGAACAGGAGGTAGAGCCTGTGCCAGGAGCTCCTCAGACAACATCCTCCCGTCCCAGAGGTGGAGACACAGCTCTGGAAGAGCGTCCTGGGGTGCAGGTGGAGAGGGTTAGAGTAAGAAAAGCTTTCAAACAATccagaaattatatatttatcatatacatcatatacatatgatatatatcatatatatcatatacatacgatatatatcatatatatcatatacatacatatgatatatatcatatatatatcatat
This window of the Pongo abelii isolate AG06213 chromosome 21, NHGRI_mPonAbe1-v2.0_pri, whole genome shotgun sequence genome carries:
- the CST7 gene encoding cystatin-F encodes the protein MRAAGTLLAFCCLVLSTTGGPSPDTCSQDLNSRVKPGFPKTIKTNDPGVLQAARYSVEKFNNCTNDMFLFKESRITRALVQIVKGLKYMLEVEIGRTTCKKNQHPRLDDCDFQTNHTLKRTLSCYSEVWVVPWLQHFEVPVLRCH